The following are encoded in a window of Castanea sativa cultivar Marrone di Chiusa Pesio chromosome 9, ASM4071231v1 genomic DNA:
- the LOC142611003 gene encoding fasciclin-like arabinogalactan protein 11 encodes MMKQVLFPSLLFLIFLFHCTTAASPAAAPAAPPAVPPAAAPAVSPAAAAPAATPPPPSSGPTDIIAILKKAGHFTTLVRLLKNTELAEQINAQVKKSSPGLTLFAPTDNAFSDLKLGTLNTLTDKQQLQLVQFHILPAFYSTLQFQTATNPVHTLAGDSNRGKFPLNVTSSESQVNITTGVDSATVENTLYTSDGHLVVYQVDHVLLPMDLFGSASVLTPPKPEKSDTDTPAPTAETSGATSPTRQAVAPIVFGVGFGAIFSLWL; translated from the coding sequence ATGATGAAGCAGGttctctttccttctcttcttttcttgatcttcttgtTCCATTGCACCACAGCAGCGTCTCCAGCAGCAGCTCCAGCAGCGCCCCCAGCAGTGCCCCCAGCAGCAGCTCCAGCAGTGTCTCCAGCAGCAGCGGCACCGGCagcaacaccaccaccaccatcctCAGGCCCCACTGACATCATCGCAATCCTCAAGAAGGCCGGCCATTTCACCACTCTCGTTCGGCTACTAAAAAACACTGAGCTGGCAGAACAAATCAATGCACAGGTTAAAAAATCGAGCCCTGGCCTCACTCTCTTTGCACCAACAGACAATGCCTTCTCTGACCTCAAATTAGGCACACTAAACACGCTCACTGATAAGCAACAACTCCAGCTGGTGCAATTCCATATCCTCCCTGCTTTCTATTCTACATTGCAGTTCCAAACTGCTACAAACCCTGTGCATACACTGGCTGGTGATAGCAACAGAGGAAAGTTCCCACTAAATGTAACCTCCTCTGAAAGCCAAGTGAACATAACAACTGGGGTTGACAGTGCAACAGTGGAGAATACACTATATACTTCTGATGGCCATCTTGTTGTTTATCAAGTGGACCATGTGCTTCTTCCAATGGATCTTTTTGGGTCAGCTTCAGTATTGACACCACCTAAGCCTGAGAAAAGCGATACTGATACTCCTGCTCCTACTGCAGAAACTTCTGGTGCAACAAGTCCAACCCGCCAAGCAGTGGCACCAATTGTGTTTGGAGTTGGATTTGGTGCCATTTTTTCCTTGTGGCTATGA
- the LOC142609736 gene encoding fasciclin-like arabinogalactan protein 11: MKQVQFSFLLFLIFFLHCTKTSAQSPPPSGPTNITGILEKAGQYTTFIKLLKSTQEADQINSQANNSNQGLTIFAPTDSAFSSLKSGTLNSLSDQQKVQLVQFHILPSLYSISQFQTVSNPLRTQAGDSSNGQFPLNVTTSGNQVNVTTGVVDATVANTVYSDSQLAVYQVDKVLLPLQLFKKAVSPAPAPAEKPKKRVSGSDAPTKSTGDASVDSSDAMRSYYPAITVISFGVAVSAAFYSSLL; this comes from the coding sequence ATGAAGCAAGTTCAATTctcatttcttcttttcctGATCTTCTTCCTCCATTGCACCAAAACTTCTGCTCAGTCTCCACCACCATCAGGCCCTACAAACATCACAGGAATCCTTGAGAAAGCTGGCCAGTACACCACTTTCATTAAGCTACTAAAAAGCACACAAGAGGCTGACCAAATCAACTCGCAAGCTAACAACTCCAACCAAGGCCTTACCATCTTTGCACCAACAGACAGTGCTTTCTCAAGCCTCAAATCAGGCACACTAAACTCTCTCTCTGATCAGCAAAAAGTCCAGCTAGTGCAATTCCATATCCTCCCTTCTCTCTATTCTATATCACAGTTCCAAACTGTGAGCAACCCTTTGCGTACACAAGCTGGTGATAGTTCCAATGGCCAGTTCCCACTAAATGTAACCACATCAGGAAACCAAGTGAACGTAACAACTGGGGTTGTCGATGCAACAGTGGCTAATACTGTATATTCAGATAGCCAGCTTGCTGTTTATCAGGTGGACAAAGTGCTCCTTCCATTGcagctttttaaaaaagctgTATCACCAGCTCCAGCGCCAGCTGAGAAGCCTAAGAAGAGAGTTTCGGGTTCAGATGCTCCTACAAAGTCTACTGGTGATGCCTCTGTTGATAGTTCTGATGCAATGCGTTCATATTACCCAGCAATCACAGTGATATCCTTTGGAGTTGCAGTTAGTGCCGCATTTTATTCTTcgttgttataa
- the LOC142611002 gene encoding dnaJ protein P58IPK homolog, with protein MNVVVRFTRAMEAVEWRGLVYTAFILNFVFACQLLLLQPLVSALGSEAGNAAELLERVSQSVKVKRYSDALDDLNTAIEADPMFSEAYFRRASILRQLCRYEESEKSYNKFLELKPGNSAAEKELSQLFQAQSALDTALTLFDSADFTKSLEYVDKVVLVFSPACSKAKLLRVKLLLAEKDYSTAISETGLILKEDENNLNALLLRGRAYYYLADHDVALRHYQKGLRLDPEHSELKKAYFGLKNLLKKSKSAEDNVNKGKLRVAVEDFKGALALDPNHLAHNVHLHLGLCKVLVKLGRGKDAITSCNEALNIDEELLDALVQRGEAKLLTEDWEGAVADLKAAAQQSPQDMEIRESLMRAEKALKMSKRKDWYKILEVSKTASVSEIKRAYKKLALQWHPDKNVENREEAEAKFREIAAAYEVLSNEEKRTRYDRGEDVEDTGGQGGGGFNFGGGQPFTFTFEGGFPGGGGFGGGFPGGYEFHF; from the exons ATGAATGTAGTTGTGAGATTTACGAGAGCCATGGAAGCTGTGGAGTGGCGAGGATTGGTGTACACAGCGTTCATACTCAATTTCGTTTTCGCTTGTCAGCTCCTTCTTCTTCAGCCGCTAGTTTCGGCGTTAG GTAGTGAAGCTGGTAATGCTGCTGAGTTGCTTGAGAGGGTTTCACAAAGCGTAAAGGTGAAACGTTATAGTGATGCACTTGATGATCTTAATACTGCTATAGAGGCAGATCCAATGTTTTCAGAAGCATATTTTCGTCGTGCATCTATTCTTCGTCAGCTATGCAG ATATGAGGAGTCTGAGAAGAGCTACAACAAGTTCCTGGAGTTAAAACCTGGAAATTCAGCAGCAGAAAAGGAGCTATCTCAATTGTTTCAGGCTCAGAGTGCCCTGGATACTGCTTTGACTCTCTTTGATTCGGCAGATTTTACAAAATCTTTGGAATATGTTGATAAAGTTGTCCTTGTTTTTTCTCCAGCATGCTCAAAG GCCAAACTCCTCAGAGTGAAGTTGTTATTAGCAGAGAAAGACTATTCCACTGCCATATCGGAGACTGGTCTTATTCTCAAGGAGGATGAGAACAATTTAAATGCTTTATTGTTACGTGGCCGTGCCTACTATTATCTAGCAGATCATGATGTTGCCTTAAG GCATTATCAGAAAGGTCTCCGCCTAGATCCAGAGCACAGTGAACTTAAAAAGGCAtattttggattgaaaaatcTACTTAAAAAGAGCAAAAGT GCAGAAGATAATGTAAACAAGGGTAAGCTTAGGGTTGCAGTTGAGGATTTCAAAGGAGCCCTTGCGTTGGATCCTAATCACCTTGCACATAATGTACATCTTCATCTTGGCTTGTGTAAGGTCTTGGTCAAGCTTGGTAGGGGAAAGGATGCTATAACCAGTTGCAATGAAGCACTCAACATTGATGAGGAGCTTCTGGACGCTTTAGTTCAG AGGGGGGAAGCTAAACTTTTAACTGAGGATTGGGAGGGAGCTGTGGCAGATTTGAAAGCAGCAGCTCAACAGTCACCTCAG GATATGGAAATTCGGGAATCACTCATGAGGGCTGAGAAAGCTCTAAAGATGAGCAAACGCAAGGACTGGTATAAGATTTTAGAAGTTTCAAAGACTGCATCTGTATCTGAGATTAAGCGTGCCTACAAAAAACTTGCTCTACAGTGGCACCCTGATAAGAATGTTGAAAATAGAGAAGAAGCAGAAGCCAAGTTTCGAGAAATTGCTGCCGCATATGAG gttCTCAGCAATGAAGAAAAACGAACAAGATATGATAGAGGGGAAGACGTTGAAGACACGGGGGGACAGGGTGGGGGTGGTTTCAACTTTGGTGGGGGACAGCCGTTTACATTTACTTTTGAGGGAGGCTTCcctggtggtggtggatttggTGGAGGATTTCCAGGTGGGTATGAATTCCACTTTTGA